Within the Hemitrygon akajei unplaced genomic scaffold, sHemAka1.3 Scf000039, whole genome shotgun sequence genome, the region agcgaatcccttcccacattcagagcagctgaacggtttctccccagtgtgaactcgctgatgagccTTCAGATTAGATccctgagtgaatccctttccgcattcagagcaggtgaatggtttctccccattatgaattcgctgatgtaccttcagttgagatgactcgGTGAATCCtctcccacattcagagcatgtgaatggcttctccccagtgtgaatttggcAGTGCTTCACAAGAGAGTATGaatcagcgaatcccttcccacattcagagcaggtgaatggcttctccccagtgtgaattcggcagtGTCTCACAAGGagggatgagtcagtgaatccctttccacattcagagcatgtgaatggcttctccccagtgtgaattcggcagtGCTTAAGAAGGCAGTATGAATCAGCGAATCCCTTTCcgcattcagagcatgtgaacggcctctccccagtgtggactcgctgatgtaccttcagattagatgactgagtgaatcccttcccacattcagagcacgtgaatggcttctccccagtgtgaatttggtagtgcttcacaagggagcacgactcagtgaatcccttcccacattcagagcatgtgaacggcctctccccagtgtgaactcgctgatgtaccttcaggtgagatgaatcagtgaatcccttcccacattcagagcaaatgaacggcttctccccagtgtggactcgctggtgtctatgtagtgtggatgaacgagtgaatcgcttcccacagtctgagcaggtgaacggcatcttttcagtgtgaactcactggtgttcattcagttgaaatgactgagtgaaccctGTCCCAAACAGAGCAGGTGATTGGCTCCTCCCCCGTGTGAATTCACAGGTGTCACTGTGGCGTGGTTGAGTGTGTGAAAGCCTTCCCACCATCTAAGCAGGTTAccgtcctctcactggtgaattttCGGATATGCTTAGCATTGAAGACAGAATGAATTGTTTCCCACAGTCAGAACAGGTGGAGCATCCCACTATGGTGTGAATCTGCTGATGAACCTTCAGGCTGGCTGACTGGGTAgttcccctcccacacacagcacaggtgaatggcctctccccactgtgaactgtcTGGCTTGTCCACAGGGAGGGTgtaagagaatcccttcccacatggagagaaggagaatgatgtCTCACTGCAATCAATTCTCTggcaattcagaaagtcagatgttTGAATCTCTTGtacaatcaatgcagttgaagaactgatctccagtgaacaaatgctggtgtgttctcagcacccTGCTTCCAGTCAATAACACTGAGTTACAGCAGAAAACTTCACTTCAGAGACAAAATACATTTCCAGCTAGGATGAGATACTTCTTCATCTCCAAGGATGAACAACAGATGTGTTGGTCttgcaaagaaaatatttggtCACTCCTTATATATCCGGACAGAGACGGCAAATCTGACATGTTGAGATTCCCATGTACAAGTGTTCTGCCATTTCAAACCTGTAAGAATATTTGAAAGGACATCAATGGGTGAAGAACAATTTTTCAGGTGAGAttttagtctgtggtgagaacataagaaataggagaatgagaatgtCAGCTAGCCCATGTCCACCAACCTGCTTTTTCCCCACCGCTCTTAATGTCcctactttgcaaaaatctatccaaccttgtctcaaACACATTTACTAaggtagtctccactgcttcatggggtagagaaatccacagattcaccactgtcagggtaaagcagttcctcctcatctccatcccaaaaGCCCCGAACCTTAAGGTGATATCCTCtagatctagtctcacctaccagtggaagcaactttcctgcctccatcttCTCAACCCCTTTCATAAATTTACGTTTctagaagtcaagtcaagtcacttttatctTCTCTCAAAGTGAGCATTGGCATCATAATATTACCGAGTTCAACTCAAGTTGAAATATACCGCAggtgactgtgggaagcgagggaggagattgctgagcatctggtgatgatctttgtctcatcaatagggatgggagaagcacCCGaggattgttcaagaaagggagtagaggtaacccaggaaattatagaccaatgagtcttgcATCAGTCGTGGGCAATTTGTTGGAGAAAATCCGAAGCGGGAGGACTTATGAGCATCAGGTTAGGGGtcgtcagcattgctttgtcaagggcaggtcatgccttacgagccagaCTGAACTCTTTGGGGATGTAACACTGATGAAGGTATAACATTGGATGTAGTGTACGTGGTTTTCAGTGAgacttttgataaggttccccatacaaggctcattgagaaagtaatgaggaAGGATCCAAGGAgagctgctttgtggatccagaactggcttgtccacagaaggcaaagggtggttgtcgatggtttgtattctgcatggaggatgtgaCCAGTGAGATTCTGCAgctatctgttctgggaccactgtgattttaaaaaatgaccttgatgagtAAGTATAAGGGTGGGTTTATAAGTCTGACGATGACACAAATGtagggggtgttgtagatagtctgAATGGTTGTCACAGTGCAGCgcgacatcgataggatgcagaactgggctgagaagtggcagatggagatcaaccagtggttcattttggtgggtccaatttgaagacagaatacaatattaatgataggcctcttggcagtttggaggataaGCGAGATCTTGCGGTCCGTATCAATAGTACatgcaaagctgctgtgcaggttgacaatattgttaagaaggccttcatcaaccagGGGACTCAGTTCAAAAGCCATGAGCTATTAAAAACCAAAAGCTATTACAGATATATAAGGCCTTCGTTAGACCCCACTTttagtactgtgttcaattctgatctcctcactacaggatgtatgtggatactctagaaaggttgcagaggagattcacaaggatgttgcttagattggagagcatgccttacaaTAATAGGCTGAGTAAACTTTGGAGtgatggatgagaggtgacctgacagcaaacacgaggaagtctgcagatgctggaaattcaaacaaaatgctggtggaacgcagcagaacagacagcatctataaggagaagcactgtccacgtttcgggccgagaccctttgtcaggactaactgaaaggaaagatagtaagagatttgaaagtagtggggggagggggaagtgcgaaatgataggagaagaccggagggggtcggatgaagctaagagctggaaaggtgattggcgaaagtgataccgagctggagaagggaaaggatcatgggacgggaggcctcgggagaaagaaaggtggggggacgCACCAGAggggatggagaacaggcaaacaactaaatatgtcagggatggggtaagaagggaaggaggggcattaacagaagttagagaagtcaatgttcatgccatcaggttggaggctacccagccagtatataaggtgttgttcctccaacctgagtgtggattcattttgacagtagaggaggccatggatagacatatcagattgggaatgggacgtcgaattaaaatgtgtggccactgggagatcctgctttctctggcggaccaagcgtaggtgttcagtgaaacggtgttgcctcacctggaaggactgtctggggccctgaatggtagtgaggaaggaagtgtaagggcaggtgtagcacttgttccgcttacaaggataagtgccaggagggagatcggtgcaaagggatggggggggggggaacgagtggacaagggagtcgcgtaggaagctctggggatctcccatccactgccaccaacctcatagttcccacaccccgcacttcccgtttctacctcctacccaagatccacgaACCTGCCTGTCGAGGTCAACCTATTGTCTCAGCTggctcctgccccactgatctcatttctgcataccttgacactgtcttaaccccccttgttcaatctcttcccacctatgttcgtgacacttctcacgttttgaattttttcaatgattttaagttccctggcccccaccgctttattttcaccatggacgtccagtccctatatacctccatcccccaccaggcggtctcaaagctcttcgattctttttggattccagacctgaccatttcccctctaccaccaatcTCCTCCGACtggcagaattagttcttactctcaataatttctcctttggctcctcccacttcctccaaaccaagggtgtagcaatgggcacccgcatgggtcccagctatgcctgcctttttgttggcttggtggaccagtccatgttccaactctatacgggtatccgtccccctcttttccttcgctacatcgacgactgcattggcgctgcctcctgcacgcaggCTGAGCTCgatgacttcattaactttgcctccaactttcaccctgccctcaaatttacctgctccatttccaacacctccctcccctttcttgatctttctgtctccatctctggagatggcttatctactgatatctactgatactgtgcagaagttcgctgatgacacggccatagtggggtgtgtcaggaatggacaggaggaggagtataggaaactgatacaggactttgtgatatggtgcaactcaaactacctgcgtctcaatatcaccaagaccaaggagatggtggtggactttaggagatctaggcctcatatggagccagtgatcattaatggagaatgtgtggagcaggttaagacctacaagtatctgggagtacagttagacgagaagctagactggactgccaacacagatgccttgtgcaggaaggcacagagtcgactgtacttccttagaaagttggcgtcattcaatgtctgtagtgagatgctgaagatgttctataggtcagttgtggagagcgccctcttctttgtggtggcgtgttggggaggaagcattaagaagagggacgcctcacgtcttaataagctggtaaggaaggcgggctctgtcatgggcaaagtactggagagtttaacatcggtagctgagcgaagggcgctgagtaggctacggtcaattatggaaaactctgaacatcctctacatagcaccatccagagacagagaagcagtttcagcgacaggttactatcgatgcaatgctcctcagacaggatgaagaggtcaatactccccaatgccattaggctttacaattcaaccgccaggacttaagaactttttaaaagctattattaatgctttttgagatggtgatttagatgcatatcatatttttttactgagttaagtattgtatgttattagttttgcttcaacaagtgtatgggacattggaaaaaaagttgaatttccccatggggatgaataaagtatctatctatcatctatctatctactataagcctacagactctcacagctacctggactattcctcttcccaccctgactcttgcaaaaaggctatccccttctcacaattcctccgtctctgccgcatctgctctcaggatgaggcttttcattccaggacgaaggagatgtcttccttttttaaacaaaggggcttcccttcttccatcatCAACACCATCagttctcaaacgcatctctcccatttcccgcacatcggtcctcaccccatccgcccgccaccccactcgggatagggttctccgtgtcc harbors:
- the LOC140720283 gene encoding uncharacterized protein; the protein is MPFTCSDCGKRFTRSSTLHRHQRVHTGEKPFICSECGKGFTDSSHLKVHQRVHTGERPFTCSECGKGFTESCSLVKHYQIHTGEKPFTCSECGKGFTQSSNLKVHQRVHTGERPFTCSECGKGFADSYCLLKHCRIHTGEKPFTCSECGKGFTDSSLLVRHCRIHTGEKPFTCSECGKGFADSYSLVKHCQIHTGEKPFTCSECGRGFTESSQLKVHQRIHNGEKPFTCSECGKGFTQGSNLKAHQRVHTGEKPFSCSECGKGFARSSRLIEHQRVHTGEKPFSCFECGKGFTKSDTLVKHYRIHTGEKPFTCSECGKGFTQSSHLKAHERIHTGEKPFTCSECGKGFTQSSNLVQHSQIHTREKSFTCSDCGKEFTRSSDFKVHQRIHTG